Proteins encoded in a region of the Oscillospiraceae bacterium MB24-C1 genome:
- the ytfJ gene encoding GerW family sporulation protein: protein MEKKHPLSEVLESSLEKLKKLVDVNTIIGEPLTMPDGVTIIPISKVSFGFATGGSELPTSKPTSPFGGGSGGGVTIQPLAFLVISKGDVKLLQMQTADNTADRVVNMMPGVIDKVSGIIQDQMAKKAEKAQEV, encoded by the coding sequence ATGGAAAAGAAACACCCCTTGAGCGAGGTGCTTGAATCCTCTCTTGAGAAACTGAAAAAGCTTGTGGATGTCAACACCATCATTGGTGAACCGCTTACCATGCCCGACGGTGTCACCATTATTCCAATTTCCAAGGTCAGTTTCGGCTTTGCCACCGGTGGGTCGGAGCTGCCCACCTCTAAGCCCACTAGCCCATTCGGCGGCGGTTCGGGCGGCGGGGTGACCATTCAGCCGCTAGCATTTTTAGTTATTTCAAAGGGCGACGTAAAGCTCTTGCAGATGCAGACAGCCGACAATACCGCTGACCGCGTGGTGAACATGATGCCGGGCGTCATCGACAAGGTCTCAGGCATTATTCAAGATCAAATGGCCAAAAAGGCTGAAAAAGCGCAGGAGGTATAA